The following proteins come from a genomic window of Drosophila sulfurigaster albostrigata strain 15112-1811.04 chromosome X, ASM2355843v2, whole genome shotgun sequence:
- the LOC133848996 gene encoding putative uncharacterized protein DDB_G0268364: MSADASSAAAAANLAKIVNLIGSNVREEEQPPQQQQQQQQQQQQQPRQQSARSARSVRLASSGTPRRSTYSYVPKSPQLEDIVFAEPTCSERLARYFVIVVYLCGLCCLGFFLSIYHIFFWDSRMPPVFKGQKKSPAFG; the protein is encoded by the coding sequence ATGTCCGCCGATGCTAGCtcggcggcagctgctgccaatTTGGCCAAAATCGTCAATCTCATTGGCTCCAATGTTAGGGAAGAGGAACAAccaccgcagcaacaacaacaacagcaacaacaacaacaacaacagccacgtCAACAGTCTGCGAGAAGCGCACGAAGTGTGCGTTTGGCCAGCAGCGGAACACCGCGTCGATCCACATATTCCTATGTGCCAAAGTCGCCGCAACTCGAGGATATTGTGTTTGCGGAGCCAACGTGCTCGGAGCGCTTAGCCCGTTACTTTGTCATCGTCGTCTATCTGTGTGGTCTCTGTTGTCTGGGCTTCTTCTTGTCCATCTATCACATTTTCTTCTGGGACTCGCGTATGCCGCCCGTCTTCAAGGGACAAAAGAAATCCCCGGCCTTTGGCTAG
- the LOC133848992 gene encoding 3-hydroxybenzoate transporter MhbT, giving the protein MDNSGYVIDCEHEFGNGNGNAEKCQTKPAQKEYSFEEAITLTGVGRFHLKLLLICGLCFMAVMVEIMGVSLIMPLVKCDLQSTLEQQGLLASAGFLGVVLSSHAMGFLADTWGRVATLRYAMMFSAISSIVSAFSVNIWMLIVCRFLTGFFISGGQACVFSLCGEFHGSKSRVRHVTLLSCFMCIAMMFAPAVAIGILPLQLDFSLFGMAFGSWRVFLIADVSITLLALCGLHLLPETPKYQLVQGHLAEALQTMRYIYAQNSGQSEADFPVERLAQQSGGASLSSVHGFWDAVRLIWHQTVPLFYRSRIAHTLNICLMQFLIYGVAQGIFMWFPTILNELGKETSEGSLLCTVLQSFSTAPDAPVDGVCIVNPDINTYQVMITIGAAFTVIYLIFAYTIDYIGKRNLIIIWMILTMICLILLHFITQSVLVIIGLTFIMAIGNCGGLVSTIAMEFYPTQINAMGMCFIMMIGRLGAVVGSNVIGRLLFSLCDITFWTLLGLVSLLSCMSYFLPDQSQLKIRFRISSK; this is encoded by the exons gcaatggcaacggcaacgcaGAGAAATGCCAAACGAAACCCGCTCAGAAGGAATACAGCTTTGAGGAGGCCATCACACTGACAGGTGTCGGCAGGTTTCACCTTAAGCTTCTGCTCATCTGCGGCCTGTGCTTCATGGCCGTCATGGTCGAGATTATGGGCGTCAGTCTCATAATGCCGCTGGTCAAATGCGATCTGCAGTCGACGCTCGAACAGCAGGGATTGCTCGCCTCAGCCGGTTTCCTTGGCGTTGTGCTCAGCTCACATGCCATGGGTTTTCTAGCCGATACGTGGGGACGTGTTGCCACATTGCGCTATGCGATGATGTTCAGTGCCATCAGTTCGATTGTCTCCGCATTCTCGGTTAACATCTGGATGCTAATCGTTTGTCGCTTCCTCACCGGCTTCTTCATCTCCGGTGGCCAGGCGTGTGTCTTTAGTCTGTGTGGCGAGTTCCATGGCAGCAAATCGCGAGTGCGTCACGTCACTTTGCTCTCCTGCTTCATGTGCATCGCCATGATGTTTGCACCAG CTGTGGCCATTGGCATCCTTCCGCTGCAGCTGGACTTCTCGCTCTTTGGCATGGCGTTTGGTTCGTGGCGTGTCTTTCTCATTGCCGACGTCTCCATTACGCTGTTGGCCCTGTGCGGCCTTCACTTGCTGCCGGAGACACCAAAGTATCAGCTGGTGCAAGGTCACCTGGCGGAGGCATTGCAAACGATGCGCTACATTTACGCCCAGAACTCGGGGCAATCGGAGGCGGATTTTCCCGTGGAACGCTTGGCTCAACAGAGCGGCGGAGCGAGTCTGTCGAGTGTGCATGGCTTTTGGGATGCAGTGCGTCTCATTTGGCATCAGACTGTGCCACTTTTCTATAGGTCACGTATCGCGCACACTTTGAACATCTGCCTGATGCAGTTCTTGATTTACGGCGTGGCGCAGGGCATCTTCATGTGGTTCCCAACTATACTCAATGAACTGGGCAAGGAGACGTCCGAAGGATCGCTGCTCTGCACCGTTCTGCAGAGCTTTAGCACAGCTCCCGATGCGCCAGTTGACGGTGTCTGCATTGTGAATCCCGATATCAACACCTACCAAGTGATGATCACAATTGGCGCCGCTTTCACAGTGATTTACCTCATATTTGCCTACACCATCGATTATATTGGCAAGCGCAATCTGATCA TTATATGGATGATATTGACCATGATCTGTTTGATATTGTTGCACTTTATCACACAGTCTGTTCTAGTGATTATAGGCCTGACTTTCATCATGGCTATCGGCAACTGTGGCGGTTTGGTCAGCACCATTGCAATGGAATTCTATCCGACACAGATCAATGCGATGGGCATGTGCTTCATCATGATGATTGGACGCCTGGGCGCCGTGGTGGGCAGCAATGTAATTGGTCGTCTGCTTTTCAGCCTCTGTGACATCACCTTCTGGACATTGCTTGGATTGGTGTCCCTGCTCAGCTGTATGTCATATTTTCTACCCGATCAGTCCCAATTGAAGATTCGGTTTCGGATTAGTTCAAAGTAA
- the LOC133848997 gene encoding uncharacterized protein LOC133848997, whose protein sequence is MATSAKSTEPLPDDVRLPKEQPPSAFFESQTFRLLSLFIYVGGISGLGMVLAFYYLIFFDSRMPDIHLKFPVSIGGHPVQKVHEYQ, encoded by the coding sequence ATGGCCACATCGGCCAAGTCGACGGAACCGTTGCCGGACGATGTGCGTCTGCCCAAGGAGCAGCCACCGTCGGCGTTCTTTGAGTCGCAAACATTTCGTCTGCTCTCGCTCTTCATCTATGTGGGCGGCATCAGTGGCCTGGGCATGGTGTTGGCCTTCTACTATCTCATCTTTTTCGATTCACGCATGCCGGACATTCATCTCAAGTTCCCCGTCTCAATTGGCGGTCATCCGGTGCAAAAGGTGCACGAGTACCAATGA
- the LOC133848998 gene encoding uncharacterized protein LOC133848998, with amino-acid sequence MTAPSGITLSSLAAVVNEAKDEEIQVPKSHDFFESKTFRLLTLMLYMGGVSGMGLTLAVYYLFIWDSRMPPLPVFKHTHPIG; translated from the coding sequence ATGACGGCTCCATCGGGCATCACATTATCGAGTCTGGCCGCCGTGGTCAATGAGGCAAAGGACGAAGAAATTCAAGTTCCAAAATCACACGATTTCTTCGAATCAAAAACCTTTCGTCTACTCACCTTAATGCTCTACATGGGAGGCGTCAGTGGCATGGGTCTAACCCTGGCCGTTTACTATTTATTCATTTGGGACTCTCGCATGCCGCCACTTCCCGTGTTCAAGCATACGCATCCAATTGGTTAG